The following coding sequences are from one Lolium rigidum isolate FL_2022 chromosome 6, APGP_CSIRO_Lrig_0.1, whole genome shotgun sequence window:
- the LOC124665617 gene encoding CBL-interacting protein kinase 5 yields the protein MERKATILMNRYELGRMLGQGTFAKVYHARNLASNQSVAIKVIDKEKVLRVGMIEQIKREISIMRLVRHPNVVQLHEVMASKSKIYFAMEYVRGGELFGRVARGRLKEDAARKYFQQLIGAVDFCHSRGVYHRDLKPENLLVDEHGNLKVSDFGLSALKECQKQDGLLHTTCGTPAYVAPEIINKKGYDGEKADIWSCGVILFVLLAGYLPFQDSNLMEMYRKISRGDVRYPQWFTSDARKLLPRLLDPNPNTRITMDKLIEHPWFKKGYKPAVMLGTPRSSNSLNDVQAAFSTDHKEAEEPDSPLKPVSLNAFDIISLSKGFDLSGLFEQNQEQKASSRFMTHKPASAIVSKLEQIAETESFKVKKHDGLVKLQGSKEGRKGQLAIDAEIFEVTPSCYVVEVKKSAGDTLEYERFCKKDLRPSLKDICWSTQAEEKIHHYHL from the coding sequence ATGGAGAGGAAGGCCACAATCCTCATGAACCGGTACGAGCTCGGCCGCATGCTCGGGCAAGGCACCTTCGCTAAGGTGTACCATGCACGCAACCTTGCGTCCAACCAGAGTGTCGCCATCAAGGTCATCGACAAGGAGAAGGTGTTGCGTGTCGGCATGATTGAGCAGATCAAGCGGGAGATCTCCATTATGCGCCTTGTTCGCCACCCCAACGTCGTCCAGCTGCATGAGGTCATGGCCAGCAAGAGCAAGATATACTTTGCCATGGAGTACGTCCGGGGCGGCGAACTCTTTGGCAGGGTAGCCAGGGGCCGGCTCAAGGAAGATGCTGCAAGGAAGTATTTTCAGCAGTTGATAGGGGCTGTGGACTTCTGCCACAGCCGTGGTGTCTATCACCGCGACCTCAAGCCGGAGAACCTTCTCGTGGATGAGCATGGAAATCTCAAGGTGTCTGACTTTGGGCTGAGTGCCCTCAAGGAGTGTCAGAAGCAAGACGGGCTGCTGCACACGACATGTGGCACACCTGCATATGTTGCACCAGAGATAATCAACAAGAAGGGCTATGACGGAGAAAAGGCAGACATATGGTCTTGTGGTGTCATACTCTTTGTTCTGCTCGCCGGCTACCTCccgttccaagactcaaatttgaTGGAGATGTACCGAAAGATCAGCAGAGGAGATGTCAGGTATCCACAGTGGTTCACTTCTGATGCCCGCAAGCTTCTACCCAGGCTGCTCGATCCAAATCCAAACACAAGGATCACCATGGACAAGCTGATTGAGCACCCCTGGTTCAAGAAAGGGTACAAACCAGCAGTGATGCTGGGAACGCCACGTAGCTCGAACAGCCTCAATGATGTCCAGGCTGCTTTCAGCACTGACCACAAGGAGGCAGAAGAACCAGATAGCCCTTTGAAGCCAGTGAGCTTGAATGCGTTTGACATCATCTCCCTCTCCAAAGGATTTGATCTTTCAGGCTTATTTGAGCAGAATCAAGAGCAGAAGGCGAGCTCGCGGTTCATGACCCATAAACCAGCGTCAGCAATAGTGTCAAAGCTGGAGCAGATAGCAGAGACAGAGAGCTTCAAGGTGAAGAAGCATGATGGACTGGTGAAGCTGCAGGGATCCAAAGAAGGGAGGAAGGGGCAGCTTGCGATTGATGCGGAGATCTTCGAAGTGACGCCATCCTGCTATGTTGTTGAGGTGAAGAAGTCGGCAGGGGACACACTGGAGTACGAAAGGTTCTGCAAAAAGGACCTGAGACCTTCACTCAAGGACATCTGCTGGAGCACGCAGGCAGAGGAAAAAATCCATCACTACCACCTCTAA
- the LOC124658949 gene encoding protein MALE DISCOVERER 2-like, producing MGGARWALLLLFVSLLLLHAQAWPGAAPLNGEGLALLELRARVEGDPHGVFDDWDPMGNNPCSWSGVQCSDGKVEILNLTGRGLAGTLAPQIGSLQGLRSLLLPKNNFHGQIPREFGGLSALEVLDLSANNLDGAIPKELGAMPLLKQISLHNNQFQDGFSSFDIQDRAAKQACCLRRKLGCWLVSMNWISFNGVREKYCTDLPSLGAPHIMQNLQSFASAMSRRLLREAGNLPALSGNDPANSKEIPRPVDVLSLGSGSFSAFPKSNGPLLPESVQNVDPATVKQLSAPVTQSADKESSGAKYSKWIYVLIFPAAILLIVVPILICRKQGHASMAPWRTGLSGPLQKAFVTGVPKLNRPELEAACEDFSNILNTFPSCTVFKGTLSSGVEICVVSTSISSIKDWPKSAETLFRKKIDTLSRVNHKNFVNLLGYCIENQPFMRMMVYEYAPNGTLSDHLHVKVYEHLDWAARMRIIMGMAYCLQYMHHEIEPPVAVNDMRSDAIFMTDDYAAKIAYVGMWKELADKAKAAKEDGSSSRSESAPDLTGNIFCFGALLMEIITGKLPEQDDHESICTWAAEHLKAKRYTELVDESLQDHKANELEAVCEVIQECTDPDPTRRPEMRDVTGKLREVLAITPEGAGPRLSPLWWAELELLSIKSS from the exons ATGGGCGGTGCGCGGTGGGCGCTCCTCCTGCTCTTCGTCTCCCTCCTGCTGCTCCACGCGCAGGCATGGCCCGGCGCCGCTCCGCTGAACGGCGAAG GATTGGCTTTGCTGGAGCTTAGGGCCAGGGTGGAGGGAGATCCCCATGGAGTCTTCGATGATTGGGATCCCATGGGCAACAATCCCTGCAGCTGGTCCGGCGTCCAATGCTCTGACGGCAAAGTGGAGATTCT GAACTTAACAGGTCGAGGACTAGCTGGAACTCTCGCACCTCAGATCGGAAGCCTACAAGGTCTAAGATCGCT tttactTCCCAAGAACAATTTCCATGGACAAATTCCCAGAGAGTTTGGAGGGTTATCTGCACTTGAAGTACTGGATTTGAGTGCCAACAACTTGGATGGAGCAATTCCAAAAGAACTGGGTGCAATGCCACTGCTCAAACAGAT ATCGCTTCATAATAACCAGTTCCAAGATGGCTTCTCTTCTTTCGACATACAAGATAGAGCTGCCAAGCAAGCATGCTGCTTGAGAAGAAAACTAGGTTGCTG GCTGGTGTCTATGAATTGGATTTCTTTCAACGGCGTCCGCGAGAAATATTGCACCGATCTACCAA GTCTTGGTGCGCCACACATCATGCAGAATTTGCAGTCCTTTGCAAGTGCCATGAGCCGCAGGCTGCTCCGTGAAGCTGGCAATCTGCCTGCTCTTTCAGGGAATGATCCGGCAAATTCAAAAGAAATCCCGAGACCTGTTGATGTTCTATCTCTAGGGAGTGGTTCATTTTCTGCGTTCCCGAAATCGAACGGACCGTTGCTTCCAGAATCTGTTCAGAATGTTGATCCTGCAACAGTGAAGCAGCTATCTGCACCAGTAACCCAATCAGCTGACAAAGAGTCATCTGGTGCAAAGTACAGCAAGTGGATTTATGTGCTCATTTTCCCAGCTGCAATATTACTCATTGTTGTGCCGATTTTGATTTGCCGGAAGCAAGGGCATGCATCGATGGCCCCCTGGAGAACAGGACTGAGTGGGCCACTTCAAAAGGCATTTGTAACAG GTGTTCCAAAGCTAAACAGGCCAGAACTTGAAGCAGCTTGCGAGGATTTCAGCAACATCCTTAACACTTTCCCTAGCTGTACTGTGTTCAAGGGGACATTATCTAGCGGCGTTGAGATCTGTGTTGTCTCCACTTCCATTTCATCAATCAAAGACTGGCCCAAGAGTGCAGAAACGCTCTTCAGAAAAAAG ATAGATACACTGTCAAGAGTCAACCACAAGAACTTTGTCAATCTACTCGGATATTGCATAGAAAATCAACCATTCATGAGGATGATGGTGTACGAGTATGCTCCAAATGGAACTCTATCTGATCATCTTCATG TCAAGGTGTATGAGCATCTGGACTGGGCTGCGAGGATGAGGATCATCATGGGCATGGCCTACTGCCTCCAGTACATGCACCATGAAATTGAACCACCTGTGGCTGTAAACGATATGCGCTCTGACGCAATCTTTATGACAGATGACTATGCTGCCAAA ATTGCTTATGTTGGCATGTGGAAAGAACTCGCAGACAAAGCGAAAGCTGCAAAGGAGGATGGCAGTAGTAGTCGCTCTGAATCTGCTCCCGATCTCACGGGCAACATCTTCTGCTTCGGCGCGCTTCTGATGGAGATCATAACTGGAAAGCTTCCTGAACAAGACGACCATGAATCTATCTGCACCTGG GCTGCAGAGCATCTCAAAGCCAAGAGGTACACCGAGCTTGTCGACGAGTCCCTCCAGGATCACAAGGCCAACGAGCTTGAGGCCGTCTGCGAGGTGATCCAGGAATGCACCGACCCTGACCCGACGCGGAGGCCAGAGATGAGAGACGTCACGGGCAAGCTCAGGGAAGTCCTTGCCATCACGCCGGAGGGGGCGGGGCCGCGGCTCTCACCCCTCTGGTGGGCTGAGCTCGAGTTACTGTCCATAAAGTCGAGCTAG